AAAGCGGGAGCCCATAACTGCTTAAAAATACTGGATTCCGTGTCAAGCACGGAATGACAAGCCAGAGCAGAATCGACTTTTTGCGAGGCCATCAATAATTGAGCCTTGAATTTTATTGGTATAGTGTATAGAAAACCATGGAACGGCCTTTGTTAAAAGGCTGAAGGAAAAGAGGTTTGACCATGTCTTTTGTCATTTTACGGTGGCTTATCCTGAGCGCCGCGATTATCATCGCTTCCTATCTGCTTGACGGGATCCATGTCAGGGATTTCTTCTCCGCCGTTGTCGCGGCGGCGATGCTGGGTTTCTTCAACATGTTTTTCCGGCCAATCCTCATTCTTCTTACCCTCCCCATTAACATCCTGAGCCTCGGCCTGTTTACCTTCCTGATAAATGCATTTCTTCTGAAACTGGTCGCCGGCGTGGTATCGGGCTTTGATGTGGTCGGCTTCTGGACGGCCGTTTTCGGGGCTCTCATCATCAGCCTGGTGAACTGGATACTCGGAAGCTACCTGCAAAAGGACCGTATGTTCCGTATGGAAGTGCACCGCCATGACCACGGGGGATACATCGATCTCGAAAAGGAAAACGACGACAGGTGGAAATGAAGAATCTGACGCCGGCGATGCGGCAGTATCTCGAGATCAAGGAACAGTACAAGGATTGCATCATCTTCTTCAGGATGGGTGATTTTTACGAGATGTTCTTTGATGACGCGGTAACGGCATCCCGTATTCTCGATATCACCCTTACCTCGCGAAACAAGAACAAGGAGAACAGCATCCCCCTCTGCGGGGTACCCTATCATGCCGCTTCTTCCTACATCGCGAGACTGATAGAAGAAGGATACAAAGTGGCCGTCTGCGAACAGGTGGAAGACCCCCGGACGGCGAAGGGGATCGTTCGAAGGGAAGTGGTACGCGTCATTACCCCGGGACTTGTGGTGGACGCTGAGAACCTGGAGGCAAAGGAAAATAATTATTGTGCGGCCATTTCTCACGTTCGCAACATGTTCGGTCTTGCCATTGTCGACATATCGACGGGTGAGTTCCGGATCACGGAAGAAGAGGATGTCGAGATCCTGGGCAGTGAGTGTGTCGGGCTCGAACTCAAAGAGGTCCTTGTCTGCGAGGAATTGCGGGAAGATTCCCTGATGGAGCTCGTTTCGAGAAGGTCGGGCCGGTGCCTCGTCAATCATCTTTCCCCGGAATATTTCAGCGCTGTCGAAGCGCAGACCCTGTTCAATGAATGGTTTTCAGAAGAACAACTTGCCACGATAGAACCCGATAAACATCCCGCCGCCCTGGCAGCGGGGAACGCCGTGTTGCGCTATGTGAGGGAAACACAACCGGGGGGTGCCGGTCACATTGTCACCGTCCGATGGTACCGGCTGAGCAATTTTCTTGCCCTCGATGAAACGGCGCGGAGAAACCTGGAGCTGTTCACAACGATACAGGAGGGGAAGAAGGAAGGATCGCTGTTCCAAGTCATCGATGGAACGGTAACGGCCATGGGCGGCCGGAGACTCCGCCGGTGGTTGAATTATCCCCTTGTCAATGTAGACAGGATAGGGGAACGGCTTTCGGCAGTGGCGGAGATCAAGGAGGCCCATCTGCAGAGAGAACATCTCCGGGACCTGCTCTCCCGCGTTTCCGATATCGAGCGGCTGGGCGGACGGATTTCCATGGGTGTGGCAAACGGCCGGGACCTCTCGGCATTGGGTAAATCCCTGGAGCTGTTACCTGCCGTCAGGGAAGCGATATCGAAAATGACATCTCCCCTGTCTGTGGCGATCCGAGAGGAGATCGACCCGATGGAGGATGTTGCCGACCTGATCCGCCGTTCCATCGCCGATGATCCCCCTCACACGATCACCGACGGATACCTCATCAGGAAAGGATACAGCGACGAGCTTGATGAACTGGTTTCTCTCAGCAGGAGCGGCAAACAATGGATCGCGGCGCTGGAGGAGAAGGAGCGGAAAAGAACGGGCATCAATGCCCTGAAAGTCGGGTTCAACTCTGTTTTCGGCTATTATATCGAGATCACCAGGGCCAATGCCGCCATGGTCCCTCCCGAATACGTGAGGAAACAGACCCTGGTGAACGCGGAACGTTATATCAATGAAGAATTAAAGGAGTATGAAGCCACTGTTCTTAATGCCGAAGAGCGGAGAAAACAGTTGGAGTACGAACTGTTCGTCAAAGTGCGGGAATCGATCGGAAGAGAGATACGGCGGATCCAGAGAACGGCTTCCGCTATTGCCGACCTTGATGCCCTGGCCTCACTGGCCCACGTGGCGGAGCGCAATAATTACCACCGCCCCCATGTTCATGAAGGGGACCGGATCGAGATAGCCGACGGCCGGCACCCGGTGGTTGAGAAACTGAACATCAATGGTGGGTTCGTTCCAAACGATGCCCTGCTCGACGGCGATGAAAACCGATTCCTGGTCATTACCGGTCCCAACATGGCAGGCAAGTCGACCTATATCAGGCAGATAGCTCTCATCGTTCTGATGGCCCAGATGGGAAGCTTCGTGCCCGCGAGGTCTGCGGACATAGGGATCGTCGATCGGATATTTACTCGCGTCGGTGCGGCGGACAGCCTGGCCCGCGGGTTGAGCACCTTCATGGTGGAAATGACCGAGGTCGCCGGTATATTGAAAAACGCCACGCCCAGAAGCCTTGTTCTCCTTGATGAAGTGGGGAGGGGAACGAGCACCTTCGACGGGTTGAGCATCGCCTGGGCCGTAACGGAATATATTCATGATTCTCCGCAACTCGGCGCCCGGACCCTTTTTGCGACCCACTACCATGAGCTCATCGATATCGCGCGGACCAGGAAAGGGGTCAAGAATTACAGTATCGCCGTCAAGGAATGGGGTGAGGATATCGTCTTTCTGCGAAAAATCATCAGCGGTGGAACGAACCGGAGTTACGGCATTCAGGTGGCGCGACTCGCGGGAGTTCCCGGCGACGTCATCGCGCGGGCCGGAGAAATTCTGAAAAATCTGGAACGGGGGGAACTGGATGAATCGGGCATGCCGAGGATCGCTCGAGGCGGGAAACAGAAGGAGCGAACAGGCCAGATCGTCCTGCCGCTTTTCATGGACCGGGAAGAACGGATACTTCAGGATATCAGAAAACTGGACATCGGAAACCTGACGCCGCTGGAGGCACTGCAGATGCTCAATGAATGGCAGTCACGGCTGAAAAAAGACGAATGACCCGGTAATGTTCCGTTACAAGCTCCGTCTGTTGACGGGTCTCAGGCGGTGAACCCCTTCCGTTGACCTGAACCCTATTTCATGCAGACCCGTCTGACCTGATTGAACGTCGTATATCCTTTGATAGCTTTCTGGATGCCGTCCTGGAGGAGGGTACGCATACCCTGCTCAATGGATTTCTCACGCATTTCTTCCGCAGTCCCGCTCTTCTGGATCAGTCGCTTTATCTCTTCCGTTGAAACGAGCAGTTCATGAATTCCCATGCGGCCCTTATACCCGGTCCCCTCACACTTGTCGCACCCCTTGGCCTGGTAAAGCATGAAATTGTCATCGTAAGAAATCCCCAGTTCGGCGAACATCTCTCCACCGTAACTCTCCACTATTTTATCAAATTCCTCACGGGAAGGATGATACTGTTCCTTGCAGGCCTTGCAAAGTGTTCTGACCAACCGCTGTGCCAGGATACCCAGGAGGGAATCGGCGAAGTTGAGGGGATCAATACCCATGTCGAGGAGACGGACGACCGTCTCGGGAGCGCTGTTCGTATGAAGCGTGCTGAAAACAAGGTGGCCGGTGAGGGAGGCCTCGACACCGGTCTTGGCTGTTTCGTAGTCCCTCATTTCCCCGACCATGATAACGTCGGGGTCGGCCCTCAAAAATGCCCGCATGGCCGCCGCGAAATCGAACCCGATCTTTGGTGAGACCTGGACTTGCCGTAATCCGTACTGCGTGATTTCAACGGGATCTTCCGCCGTCCATATCTTTGTTTCCGGCCTGTTTATGTAATGCAGGCCCGCATGGAGAGTGGTCGTTTTTCCTGATCCCGTCGGCCCAACGACGAGAACCATTCCGTAGGGTTTTTGCAGGAGAGCGACCAATTCGTCGTAATTTCTCTTCGAAAGTCCCATGTCCTCGAGAGGCATGGTCTCACCCTTGGCGAGGATTCTCATGACCACATCCTCAACGCCGCCCTGGGTGGGAATGGTGGCCACGCGAAGCTCTATCTCCTCTCCACGGGGCCGCCTGAACTTGATCTTTCCGTCCTGGGGTATTCTCCGTTCCGTGATGTCCAGGTTGGACATGATCTTGATCCGCGACACGATCGCCTGCCGGTAGCTGAAAGGCACCGTCTGATATTGCATCAGGTCTCCGTCGACGCGGTAGCGCACCTCAACGTTCTTTTTCGTGAGGTTCGGTTCCACATGGATATCCGAGGCGTTCCGGTTGTATGCGTCGTTGATGACCCGGTTGACAAGCTGCATGATGATGCTGTCCGATTCCGTGATACCGTTCGAATCTTCCTCCAGTTCTTGCTCATCGTCCATTTTCCCGATGATATCAGTTATCGATGTGCTTCCTTCTCCAGTCTGATAGAAGTGATTGATATACCTGATGATGTCATCGTAGAGGGCTACATCGTATG
This region of Deltaproteobacteria bacterium genomic DNA includes:
- a CDS encoding GspE/PulE family protein — translated: MDITQITELQEKLNFSKSLQNITNRINAAKNLKQILVDLRDDILGLFDANPLTIYVADEEKNEIYSMFLAGSELNEIRLPINNKSIAGYSANNMRVVNIADAYDDEELKNIDGELGFNASWDEKSGIRTKQVLAVPIAYEDRLMGVIQILNKKNDEKFTDEDVNALEEIAHVLSIAFHNHERIKQKKKSRFDYLIRFGLISVEDLEKSWEDSRNNRETIEDHLMKRHKISRENIGKSLKEFYGCEFVTFNDKIPPPFDLLKNLKEEYLRRELWVPLERLDGRTRILIDDPNNVLKRDMIESLLKTRSVTYDVALYDDIIRYINHFYQTGEGSTSITDIIGKMDDEQELEEDSNGITESDSIIMQLVNRVINDAYNRNASDIHVEPNLTKKNVEVRYRVDGDLMQYQTVPFSYRQAIVSRIKIMSNLDITERRIPQDGKIKFRRPRGEEIELRVATIPTQGGVEDVVMRILAKGETMPLEDMGLSKRNYDELVALLQKPYGMVLVVGPTGSGKTTTLHAGLHYINRPETKIWTAEDPVEITQYGLRQVQVSPKIGFDFAAAMRAFLRADPDVIMVGEMRDYETAKTGVEASLTGHLVFSTLHTNSAPETVVRLLDMGIDPLNFADSLLGILAQRLVRTLCKACKEQYHPSREEFDKIVESYGGEMFAELGISYDDNFMLYQAKGCDKCEGTGYKGRMGIHELLVSTEEIKRLIQKSGTAEEMREKSIEQGMRTLLQDGIQKAIKGYTTFNQVRRVCMK
- a CDS encoding phage holin family protein, whose amino-acid sequence is MSFVILRWLILSAAIIIASYLLDGIHVRDFFSAVVAAAMLGFFNMFFRPILILLTLPINILSLGLFTFLINAFLLKLVAGVVSGFDVVGFWTAVFGALIISLVNWILGSYLQKDRMFRMEVHRHDHGGYIDLEKENDDRWK
- the mutS gene encoding DNA mismatch repair protein MutS, whose translation is MKNLTPAMRQYLEIKEQYKDCIIFFRMGDFYEMFFDDAVTASRILDITLTSRNKNKENSIPLCGVPYHAASSYIARLIEEGYKVAVCEQVEDPRTAKGIVRREVVRVITPGLVVDAENLEAKENNYCAAISHVRNMFGLAIVDISTGEFRITEEEDVEILGSECVGLELKEVLVCEELREDSLMELVSRRSGRCLVNHLSPEYFSAVEAQTLFNEWFSEEQLATIEPDKHPAALAAGNAVLRYVRETQPGGAGHIVTVRWYRLSNFLALDETARRNLELFTTIQEGKKEGSLFQVIDGTVTAMGGRRLRRWLNYPLVNVDRIGERLSAVAEIKEAHLQREHLRDLLSRVSDIERLGGRISMGVANGRDLSALGKSLELLPAVREAISKMTSPLSVAIREEIDPMEDVADLIRRSIADDPPHTITDGYLIRKGYSDELDELVSLSRSGKQWIAALEEKERKRTGINALKVGFNSVFGYYIEITRANAAMVPPEYVRKQTLVNAERYINEELKEYEATVLNAEERRKQLEYELFVKVRESIGREIRRIQRTASAIADLDALASLAHVAERNNYHRPHVHEGDRIEIADGRHPVVEKLNINGGFVPNDALLDGDENRFLVITGPNMAGKSTYIRQIALIVLMAQMGSFVPARSADIGIVDRIFTRVGAADSLARGLSTFMVEMTEVAGILKNATPRSLVLLDEVGRGTSTFDGLSIAWAVTEYIHDSPQLGARTLFATHYHELIDIARTRKGVKNYSIAVKEWGEDIVFLRKIISGGTNRSYGIQVARLAGVPGDVIARAGEILKNLERGELDESGMPRIARGGKQKERTGQIVLPLFMDREERILQDIRKLDIGNLTPLEALQMLNEWQSRLKKDE